One Frankia alni ACN14a DNA window includes the following coding sequences:
- a CDS encoding transglutaminase-like domain-containing protein codes for MSARSRSRFAEVVRREPVDLAVACHLLAAEADATVDATDPAATLGALDALAVRARPLLAARATAARGFPRVERGTPPPAGGAGGGQPGAGADPVGRLGELRRFGALDPRAAAEALHEALGLDAGFAGSADDYDDVRSSLLPDVLRRRRGLPILLSVVWLEVAQRLGVAAYPVGLPGHVVVAVGSPEDYVLVDPFAAGRLLTIHDAAAKVRAAGVAFSRAHLAPMSPGDVLSRILGNIRILAARSDTPRTRLWAVELSLLLPHHPANLRRERGELRVRLGDFLGGATDLTTFADTVAEVEPAAAAAARQAAAAARARLN; via the coding sequence ATGAGCGCCCGCAGCCGTAGCCGGTTCGCCGAGGTCGTCCGGCGCGAGCCCGTCGACCTGGCCGTCGCCTGCCACCTGCTCGCCGCCGAGGCGGACGCGACCGTTGACGCCACCGACCCCGCGGCCACCCTCGGCGCCCTGGATGCGCTCGCCGTGCGCGCCCGCCCGCTGCTCGCCGCCCGAGCCACCGCCGCCCGGGGCTTCCCGAGGGTGGAGCGCGGAACGCCGCCGCCGGCCGGTGGCGCCGGCGGGGGCCAGCCGGGGGCCGGCGCCGACCCGGTCGGTCGCCTCGGGGAGCTGCGCCGCTTCGGCGCCCTCGATCCGCGGGCCGCCGCGGAGGCCCTGCACGAGGCGCTCGGTCTCGACGCCGGTTTCGCCGGTTCCGCGGACGACTACGACGATGTGCGCTCCTCGCTCCTGCCCGACGTCCTGCGGCGGCGCCGGGGACTGCCGATCCTGCTCTCCGTCGTCTGGCTGGAGGTGGCCCAGCGGCTCGGGGTCGCCGCCTACCCGGTCGGCCTGCCGGGCCATGTCGTCGTCGCCGTCGGCTCGCCCGAGGACTACGTGCTCGTCGACCCGTTCGCGGCCGGCCGGCTGCTGACCATCCACGACGCGGCGGCGAAGGTCCGCGCGGCCGGGGTCGCGTTCAGCCGGGCACACCTGGCCCCGATGAGTCCCGGGGACGTGCTGAGCCGCATCCTCGGCAACATCCGCATTCTCGCCGCCCGTTCGGACACGCCGCGGACCCGGCTGTGGGCCGTCGAGCTCTCGCTGCTGCTCCCCCACCACCCGGCGAACCTGCGTCGCGAGCGCGGGGAGCTGCGCGTGCGGCTGGGCGACTTCCTCGGCGGCGCGACCGACCTGACGACCTTCGCCGACACGGTCGCCGAGGTGGAGCCTGCCGCGGCCGCCGCCGCCCGCCAGGCCGCCGCCGCGGCCCGCGCCCGGCTCAACTGA
- a CDS encoding DUF6113 family protein, protein MSSAPGGRSGPSGPAGVAASTAEREPGRVFLGFSYALGVVLGAGLGLYGVFLVPDGPRPGGTLLSVGLLLALVGNAAAALLVRWLTGTRLGPATVLIGWMPVVLLLAASRPEGDLLLQASATAYAFLLLGGLSPIVVAVLGGARRGFTVLPPLR, encoded by the coding sequence GTGTCGTCGGCTCCGGGCGGGAGATCGGGACCATCCGGGCCGGCCGGGGTTGCCGCGTCCACGGCCGAACGGGAGCCGGGTCGGGTCTTCCTCGGTTTCTCGTATGCGCTGGGCGTCGTCCTCGGCGCCGGGCTGGGCCTCTACGGCGTCTTCCTCGTTCCCGACGGCCCCCGCCCGGGCGGGACGCTGCTGTCGGTCGGACTGCTGCTGGCCCTGGTGGGCAACGCGGCGGCGGCGCTGCTGGTGCGCTGGCTGACCGGCACCCGGCTGGGCCCGGCGACGGTGCTGATCGGCTGGATGCCGGTGGTGCTGCTGCTCGCCGCCTCCCGCCCCGAGGGTGACCTGCTGCTGCAGGCCAGCGCCACCGCGTACGCCTTCCTGCTGCTCGGCGGCCTGAGCCCGATCGTCGTGGCGGTCCTCGGCGGGGCGCGCCGCGGGTTCACCGTGCTGCCGCCCCTGCGCTGA
- a CDS encoding glycosyltransferase family 2 protein — protein sequence MTQDLTDGLPGLGVKDVGGLGGIEGVRGSGGVGTVDAPAAERRSAGERPSASVVVCCYTEARWDDLRGAVDSARAQLAAGDELVLVVDNNDTLLRRASAAMPEVTVVASTGPRGLSGARNTGVAVTTGEVVVFLDDDARAEPGWLDRMLAPYADPQVMGVGGAALAAWPTDRPGWFPPEFDWVVGCSYTGLPTSRAPVRNPIGASMSFRRSAFEAVGDFTEGIGRTGTDPMGCEETEFGIRLRQSNPDAVVLYEPGSVVAHRVTSDRATFTYFRRRCYAEGLSKARVAGLVGQESALEAERTYVSRTLPRAVWRDLTGGGHRARAAAVVFGVAATSFGYVRGRVGQRRVAS from the coding sequence GTGACCCAGGATCTGACCGACGGCCTCCCGGGCCTTGGCGTCAAGGACGTCGGGGGCCTCGGAGGCATCGAGGGCGTCAGGGGCAGCGGAGGCGTCGGAACCGTCGACGCGCCCGCGGCCGAACGCCGTTCCGCCGGCGAGCGGCCGAGCGCCTCGGTGGTCGTCTGCTGCTACACCGAGGCACGCTGGGACGATCTGCGCGGAGCCGTCGACAGCGCGCGTGCGCAGCTCGCGGCCGGGGACGAACTCGTCCTCGTCGTCGACAACAACGACACGCTCCTGCGGCGCGCCAGCGCGGCCATGCCGGAGGTGACGGTCGTGGCGAGCACCGGCCCGCGCGGCCTGTCCGGCGCCCGCAACACCGGGGTCGCCGTCACGACGGGCGAGGTCGTCGTGTTCCTCGACGACGACGCCCGGGCGGAGCCCGGCTGGCTCGACCGTATGCTCGCGCCCTACGCGGATCCCCAGGTCATGGGAGTCGGTGGAGCGGCTCTGGCGGCCTGGCCGACCGACCGGCCCGGCTGGTTCCCGCCCGAGTTCGACTGGGTGGTCGGGTGCAGCTACACGGGGTTGCCCACCTCCCGTGCCCCCGTCCGCAATCCGATCGGCGCCTCGATGTCGTTCCGGCGCTCGGCCTTCGAAGCCGTCGGCGACTTCACCGAGGGCATCGGCCGCACGGGGACCGACCCGATGGGCTGCGAGGAGACCGAGTTCGGGATCCGCCTGCGCCAGTCCAACCCGGACGCCGTCGTCCTGTACGAACCCGGATCGGTGGTCGCTCACCGCGTGACCAGCGACCGGGCGACGTTCACCTACTTCCGGCGACGCTGCTACGCGGAGGGGCTGTCGAAGGCCCGGGTCGCCGGCCTCGTCGGGCAGGAATCGGCCCTGGAGGCCGAGCGCACCTACGTGAGCCGGACCCTCCCGCGAGCCGTCTGGCGCGACCTGACCGGGGGTGGTCATCGCGCCCGCGCGGCGGCCGTCGTCTTCGGGGTGGCCGCGACCTCCTTCGGCTATGTGCGGGGCAGGGTGGGCCAGCGCCGCGTCGCGAGCTGA
- a CDS encoding glycosyltransferase family 2 protein, producing MSSTQHRPTVSVIIPTLNEARNLAHVFARLPADVEIVVVDGRSTDGTVEVARRLRPDVVIVNQTRRGKGNALASGFAAATGSIIVMLDADGSADPGEIDAYVSALVLGADFAKGSRFCAGGGSSDITRLRALGNRVLNGLVNLLIGSRYTDLCYGYNAFWRRCLPVLEMDPGPADSVKRWGDGFEIETLINMRVALAGLRVVEVPSYEHHRIHGASNLNAVSDGIRVLRTIIVERRGKGRLRPHATVLPHPLLEIPEQPQPRGAAGGPAAPVANPATQLESA from the coding sequence ATGTCGTCAACGCAGCATCGACCTACCGTGAGCGTCATCATTCCGACGCTGAATGAGGCCCGCAATCTGGCGCATGTCTTCGCGCGGCTGCCCGCCGACGTGGAGATCGTGGTCGTCGACGGACGATCGACGGACGGAACGGTGGAGGTCGCCCGCCGCCTGCGCCCGGACGTGGTCATCGTGAACCAGACCAGGCGCGGGAAGGGTAACGCGCTGGCCTCCGGGTTCGCGGCCGCCACCGGTTCGATCATCGTGATGCTGGACGCCGACGGCTCGGCCGACCCGGGCGAGATCGACGCGTACGTGTCCGCGCTCGTCCTCGGCGCGGACTTCGCCAAGGGGTCGCGCTTCTGCGCCGGCGGCGGAAGCAGCGACATCACCAGGCTGCGCGCGCTGGGCAACCGGGTTCTCAACGGCCTGGTGAACCTGCTCATCGGCAGCCGCTACACCGACCTGTGCTACGGGTACAACGCGTTCTGGCGCCGGTGCCTGCCCGTCCTCGAAATGGACCCGGGCCCGGCGGACTCGGTGAAGCGCTGGGGCGACGGATTCGAGATCGAGACCCTCATCAACATGCGGGTCGCCCTCGCCGGCCTGCGGGTGGTCGAGGTGCCGAGCTACGAGCACCACCGGATCCACGGCGCCAGCAACCTCAACGCCGTCTCCGACGGTATCCGGGTGCTGCGCACGATCATCGTCGAGCGGCGTGGCAAGGGCCGTCTGCGGCCGCACGCCACCGTCCTTCCGCACCCGCTGCTCGAAATCCCCGAGCAGCCGCAGCCGCGAGGCGCTGCCGGCGGTCCCGCCGCGCCGGTCGCCAACCCCGCGACGCAGTTGGAGAGCGCGTGA
- the fdxA gene encoding ferredoxin: protein MTYVIAEPCVDVKDRACIEECPVDCIYEGGRMLYIQPDECVDCGACEPVCPVEAIYYEDDVPDQWKGYTDTNANFFEELGSPGGASKVGALDFDPPAVAALAPQGES from the coding sequence GTGACCTACGTCATCGCGGAGCCCTGCGTCGATGTCAAGGACAGGGCCTGTATCGAGGAGTGCCCGGTCGACTGCATCTACGAGGGCGGACGGATGCTCTACATCCAGCCCGACGAGTGCGTCGACTGCGGAGCATGTGAGCCGGTCTGCCCCGTGGAGGCCATCTACTACGAGGACGACGTCCCCGATCAGTGGAAGGGGTACACAGACACCAACGCCAACTTCTTCGAGGAGCTCGGTTCGCCGGGCGGTGCCTCGAAGGTGGGCGCGCTGGACTTCGACCCGCCGGCGGTCGCCGCCCTGGCCCCCCAGGGCGAGTCCTGA
- the dapE gene encoding succinyl-diaminopimelate desuccinylase, with product MDLDLTAPVGELTRRLVDVPSVSGEEAALADAVEKALAAVDGLRVARDGDAVVARTFLGRPSRILLAGHLDTVPLADNLPARVVGGRLYGCGTSDMKAGVAIALRLAATLPLTDASAPAGVGALRHDVTWICYDNEEVTADRNGLRRLAARHRDWLDADLAILMEPTSGEVEAGCQGTLRAVVTLPGTRAHSARSWLGDNAVHKAAEVLRRLGEYRARTVTLDGCTYREGLSAVRIDGGVAGNVIPDLCRVTVNFRFAPDRTVENAFAHVREVFDGYDLELTDRAGGAPPGLAAPAAAAFVAATGRVPVAKYGWTDVARFAELGIPALNYGPGDPNLAHTRDEYVELAAIDEGERLLRRYLTS from the coding sequence ATGGATCTGGATCTCACCGCCCCGGTGGGCGAGCTCACTCGGCGGCTGGTCGACGTGCCGTCCGTCAGCGGCGAGGAGGCCGCGCTGGCGGACGCGGTGGAGAAGGCGCTGGCGGCGGTCGACGGGCTGCGGGTCGCCCGCGACGGTGACGCCGTGGTGGCCCGGACCTTCCTCGGCCGGCCGTCGCGGATCCTGCTCGCGGGGCATCTGGACACGGTCCCGCTGGCGGACAACCTCCCCGCGCGGGTGGTGGGCGGGCGCCTCTACGGCTGCGGCACCTCCGACATGAAGGCGGGCGTGGCGATCGCGCTGCGGCTCGCGGCCACCCTGCCGCTCACCGATGCCTCCGCCCCCGCCGGTGTCGGCGCGCTGCGGCATGACGTCACCTGGATCTGCTACGACAACGAGGAGGTCACGGCGGACCGCAACGGGCTGCGCCGCCTCGCCGCCCGGCACCGGGACTGGCTGGACGCGGACCTCGCCATCCTCATGGAGCCCACCTCCGGCGAGGTGGAGGCCGGCTGCCAGGGCACGCTGCGCGCCGTCGTCACGTTGCCCGGCACCCGGGCGCACTCCGCCCGTTCCTGGCTCGGTGACAACGCCGTCCACAAGGCCGCCGAGGTCCTGCGTCGGCTCGGCGAGTACCGGGCCCGGACGGTGACGCTCGACGGATGCACCTACCGTGAGGGGTTGTCCGCGGTCCGCATCGACGGCGGCGTGGCCGGCAACGTGATCCCCGACCTGTGCCGGGTGACGGTGAACTTCCGTTTCGCGCCGGATCGCACGGTCGAGAACGCCTTCGCCCATGTCCGGGAGGTCTTCGACGGCTACGACCTGGAGCTGACCGACCGGGCGGGCGGCGCGCCCCCCGGGCTTGCCGCACCGGCCGCGGCCGCCTTCGTGGCCGCCACCGGTCGCGTCCCGGTGGCGAAGTACGGCTGGACGGACGTCGCGCGCTTCGCCGAGCTCGGCATCCCGGCGCTGAACTACGGCCCGGGTGACCCGAACCTCGCCCACACCCGCGACGAGTACGTCGAACTCGCCGCGATCGACGAGGGCGAACGGCTGCTGCGCCGCTACCTGACCTCCTGA
- a CDS encoding putative acetyltransferase yields the protein MYVVRITQADIGARVMIRRRIPGPIPLSDVLGTLQSWSSRVLTVETAEGTRIQITEEDVVAARVIPPRPPARRSPTDPAAQVTPAAGRLGTDTDIPAPGTIVRTRPVAQATIPDMTDPQHMTDPPHMTDPPHMMGPQHMTDPPHMMGPQHMTDPQP from the coding sequence GTGTATGTCGTCCGCATCACTCAGGCCGACATCGGCGCGCGAGTCATGATCCGCAGGCGCATCCCGGGTCCGATACCTCTCAGTGACGTCCTCGGGACACTGCAGTCATGGTCATCGCGCGTGCTGACGGTCGAAACGGCGGAGGGCACGCGTATCCAGATTACCGAGGAAGACGTGGTCGCGGCACGCGTCATACCCCCTCGACCCCCCGCGCGGCGATCACCCACCGATCCCGCCGCGCAGGTCACGCCGGCGGCAGGTCGTCTCGGCACCGATACGGACATACCGGCTCCGGGCACCATCGTCCGAACCCGGCCGGTCGCGCAAGCGACAATCCCAGACATGACGGATCCCCAGCACATGACGGATCCCCCGCACATGACGGATCCCCCGCACATGATGGGTCCCCAGCACATGACGGATCCCCCGCACATGATGGGTCCCCAGCACATGACGGATCCCCAGCCATGA
- a CDS encoding S1C family serine protease, whose protein sequence is MHASDEEYPHRPDEPLDAYSTIVTQVAAALTPSVASLRVRTRRGAGAGSAVVFTDDGFLLTSAHVVEGLLGGGGAAVGLAQFADGTEREFDVVGADPLSDLAVLRARGATPRAAVLGDAAGLRVGQLVVAVGNPLGLTGSVTAGVVSALGRSLPTRAGSAVRVVDEVIQTDAALNPGNSGGALGTADARVVGINTAVAGVGLGLAIPVNAATRKILAALMRYGRVRRAYLGVAGVRVPLPPAVAERTGQSHGVRLAEVVVDSPAGGAGLFTGDLVLSMDRAPIVTPSDLQRLLTEATIGRAVELTVWRRGAMVDVIVVPRELVTT, encoded by the coding sequence ATGCACGCCAGCGACGAGGAATATCCCCACCGTCCGGATGAACCGTTGGACGCCTACTCGACGATCGTCACCCAGGTCGCCGCCGCACTGACCCCGTCGGTGGCCAGCCTGCGGGTGCGGACCCGGCGCGGGGCCGGGGCGGGATCGGCCGTGGTGTTCACCGACGACGGCTTCCTGCTCACCTCGGCCCACGTGGTCGAGGGGCTGCTCGGCGGGGGCGGCGCCGCGGTCGGGCTCGCCCAGTTCGCGGACGGTACCGAACGCGAGTTCGACGTGGTCGGCGCCGACCCGCTGTCCGATCTCGCCGTGCTGCGGGCCCGCGGAGCCACGCCGCGGGCCGCCGTCCTCGGCGACGCCGCCGGGCTCCGGGTCGGCCAGCTCGTCGTCGCCGTCGGCAACCCGCTCGGGCTGACCGGCAGCGTGACGGCCGGCGTCGTCAGCGCGCTCGGCCGGTCGCTGCCGACCCGCGCCGGCTCCGCGGTGCGGGTGGTGGACGAGGTCATCCAGACCGACGCGGCGCTGAACCCGGGCAACTCCGGCGGCGCACTCGGCACGGCCGACGCCCGGGTGGTCGGGATCAACACCGCCGTCGCCGGAGTGGGGCTGGGGCTCGCCATCCCCGTCAACGCGGCGACCCGGAAGATCCTCGCCGCGCTCATGCGCTACGGGCGGGTGCGCCGGGCCTACCTCGGCGTGGCCGGGGTCCGGGTCCCGCTGCCGCCGGCGGTGGCGGAGCGTACCGGCCAGAGCCACGGAGTCCGCCTCGCCGAGGTGGTCGTCGACAGCCCGGCGGGCGGTGCGGGCCTGTTCACCGGGGATCTCGTGCTGTCGATGGACCGGGCTCCCATCGTCACCCCCAGCGACCTTCAGCGGCTGCTGACGGAGGCCACGATCGGCCGCGCCGTGGAGCTGACGGTCTGGCGGCGCGGCGCCATGGTGGACGTCATCGTCGTCCCCCGGGAGCTCGTGACCACCTAG
- a CDS encoding 2,3,4,5-tetrahydropyridine-2,6-dicarboxylate N-succinyltransferase produces the protein MSAPKTSIDSPIDPIIDELWDRRADLTPDDADARKTIVAAVDAIDAGIARVATVAADGSVVVDERAKRAILLSFKVLPMAESAAGDFQYHDRMPLKTRFDGVRVVPGAIVRWGAHVQPGAILMPSYTNIGGYVGAGTLVDTWATVGSCAQVGSNVHLSGGVGLGGVLEPPNAVPVVIEDDAFVGSRCMVVDGARVRRGAKLGAGAILTASTHVFDANTGEEYPRGEIPERAVAVGSSRLKSFPGGEFAMPCILVLRTLAEGEIHDKLALNDVLREHGVAG, from the coding sequence GTGAGCGCACCCAAGACGAGCATCGACTCCCCGATCGATCCCATCATCGACGAGCTGTGGGATCGCCGGGCCGACCTGACCCCCGACGACGCCGACGCGCGCAAGACGATCGTCGCGGCCGTCGACGCCATCGACGCCGGGATCGCCCGCGTCGCAACCGTCGCCGCAGACGGCTCGGTCGTCGTCGACGAGCGGGCCAAGCGGGCAATCCTGCTGTCCTTCAAGGTCCTACCGATGGCCGAGTCGGCCGCCGGGGACTTCCAATACCACGACCGGATGCCGCTGAAGACCCGGTTCGACGGCGTTCGGGTGGTACCGGGGGCCATCGTCCGCTGGGGTGCGCACGTCCAGCCCGGCGCGATCCTCATGCCCAGCTACACCAACATCGGCGGCTATGTCGGCGCAGGCACCCTCGTCGACACCTGGGCGACGGTCGGGTCCTGCGCCCAGGTCGGCAGCAACGTGCACCTCTCGGGCGGGGTCGGGCTCGGCGGCGTGCTCGAACCGCCGAACGCGGTCCCCGTCGTCATCGAGGACGACGCCTTCGTCGGTAGCCGGTGCATGGTCGTCGACGGGGCGAGGGTCCGCCGCGGCGCCAAGCTCGGCGCCGGGGCGATCCTGACCGCGTCCACCCACGTCTTCGACGCGAACACCGGCGAGGAGTACCCGCGCGGCGAGATTCCGGAGCGGGCGGTCGCCGTCGGCTCCAGCCGGCTGAAGTCGTTTCCCGGCGGGGAGTTCGCGATGCCGTGCATCCTGGTGCTGCGCACCCTCGCCGAGGGCGAGATCCATGACAAGCTGGCGCTGAACGACGTCCTGCGCGAGCACGGCGTCGCCGGCTGA
- the dapC gene encoding succinyldiaminopimelate transaminase — MRLPDFPWDQLVSYKEKARTHPYGLVDLSVGTPVDSTPAVVQQALAGAADAPGYPLTVGTPDLREAAAGWLARRLGVLVDPGAVLPVLGTKELVAQLPGQLGLEPGDRVWVPTPAYPTYEVGALLARCEPVVGPADGVTLVWLNSPANPTGRVLTVDEMRAVVTWARERGVIVASDECYIELGWEARPVSVLHPDVCGGSHEGLLAVHSLSKRSNLAGYRAGFVTGDPQLVEGLTGVRKHAGFMMPTPVAAAMAAAYADDIHVADQRARYANRRAVLAAALAVAGFTIDHSEAGLYLWATRGEDAWATVDALAGVGVLVAPGTFYGEGGRHHVRVALTAPDSQVATVPERMTMLAPAVVAGGAGSHPTGPAGGGYPQPGPPGGYAAQQGGYAAAAPGYPAGPARVPYESAAGYETRPGYEPRPGEGQPGYDGQPGYEGARGYEGQPRYEGQPTYQGQPDYLGQPDYQGQPTYQGQPDYQGQPNYQGRAGYEGQPGYEGRRGFEGQRGYEGQPGYERAPRHARPSGYGARPGDHDDPARRDGQAGYDHAGDYDSPAGYDRPPGPDDPPTGHGQPSGAGRHAAGGPWNSEPDIR; from the coding sequence GTGCGGCTGCCCGACTTCCCCTGGGACCAGCTCGTCTCCTACAAGGAGAAGGCCCGCACGCACCCCTACGGGCTCGTCGACCTCTCGGTCGGGACTCCGGTCGACTCCACACCGGCCGTCGTGCAGCAGGCGCTGGCCGGTGCCGCGGATGCTCCGGGCTATCCGCTGACGGTCGGCACCCCGGATCTTCGGGAGGCGGCGGCGGGCTGGTTGGCCCGCCGGCTGGGCGTCCTCGTGGATCCGGGTGCCGTCCTGCCGGTGCTCGGTACCAAGGAGCTGGTCGCCCAGCTCCCGGGGCAGCTCGGTCTCGAACCAGGGGACCGGGTCTGGGTGCCGACGCCGGCGTACCCGACCTACGAGGTCGGCGCCCTGCTCGCGCGCTGCGAGCCGGTCGTCGGTCCCGCGGACGGGGTGACGCTCGTCTGGCTGAACTCGCCCGCCAACCCGACGGGGCGGGTGCTGACCGTGGACGAGATGCGCGCGGTCGTCACCTGGGCCCGCGAGCGGGGCGTCATCGTCGCCAGCGACGAGTGCTACATCGAGCTGGGCTGGGAGGCCCGGCCCGTCTCCGTGCTGCACCCGGACGTCTGCGGCGGTTCCCACGAGGGCCTGCTTGCGGTGCACTCCCTGTCGAAGCGGTCCAACCTCGCGGGCTACCGGGCCGGCTTCGTCACCGGTGACCCGCAGCTCGTCGAGGGGCTGACCGGGGTCCGCAAGCACGCCGGGTTCATGATGCCGACCCCGGTGGCGGCGGCGATGGCCGCCGCCTACGCCGACGACATCCACGTCGCCGACCAGCGGGCCCGCTACGCCAACCGGCGGGCGGTGCTCGCCGCGGCGCTCGCGGTCGCCGGGTTCACCATCGACCACAGCGAGGCCGGTCTGTATCTGTGGGCCACCCGCGGCGAGGACGCGTGGGCCACGGTCGACGCCCTCGCCGGGGTCGGCGTGCTCGTCGCACCGGGGACGTTCTACGGCGAGGGCGGTCGCCACCATGTCCGGGTCGCCCTCACCGCGCCGGACTCCCAGGTGGCGACCGTCCCCGAGCGGATGACCATGCTGGCGCCGGCCGTGGTGGCGGGCGGCGCGGGATCGCACCCGACGGGACCGGCCGGCGGCGGCTACCCGCAGCCCGGGCCGCCGGGGGGGTACGCCGCCCAGCAGGGCGGCTACGCCGCGGCGGCCCCGGGCTACCCGGCCGGGCCCGCGCGGGTGCCCTACGAGTCCGCGGCGGGGTACGAGACCCGGCCCGGGTACGAGCCGCGACCGGGAGAGGGTCAGCCCGGCTATGACGGCCAGCCCGGCTACGAGGGTGCGCGAGGCTACGAGGGCCAGCCCCGCTACGAGGGCCAGCCCACCTACCAGGGTCAGCCTGACTACCTGGGTCAGCCTGACTACCAGGGTCAGCCCACCTACCAGGGTCAGCCTGACTATCAGGGACAGCCCAACTACCAGGGCCGGGCCGGCTACGAGGGTCAGCCCGGCTACGAGGGCCGGCGCGGCTTCGAGGGCCAGCGCGGTTATGAGGGCCAGCCCGGCTACGAGCGCGCCCCGCGCCACGCGCGGCCGTCCGGCTACGGCGCCCGGCCGGGCGATCACGACGATCCGGCCCGGCGCGACGGCCAGGCCGGATACGACCACGCGGGCGACTACGACAGTCCCGCGGGCTACGACCGGCCGCCCGGGCCTGACGACCCGCCGACCGGCCACGGTCAGCCCTCGGGAGCCGGCCGCCACGCCGCCGGCGGCCCGTGGAACAGCGAGCCGGACATCCGCTGA
- a CDS encoding flavin reductase family protein, translating to MGSPPQEIRSDPPAVRVPPDVGDFRRAVGRFATGVTVLTTVVEGRHLGMTANSFVSVSLDPLLVLTSIRRDARFHGPLLAAGVWGVSVLAADMTEASRFFARRAYEQPGDMFAQWPHTIGAQTGVVLLDGALSVFECRTVSTHAGGDHTLVVGEVVSLAQPRDDADPLVFFEGQYLDLAPSGEPVPAQDGGAKPVG from the coding sequence GTGGGCAGCCCGCCGCAGGAGATCCGCAGCGATCCACCCGCCGTCCGGGTACCCCCGGATGTGGGTGACTTCCGCCGGGCAGTCGGCAGGTTCGCCACAGGTGTGACGGTTCTCACCACCGTCGTCGAGGGGCGCCATCTCGGCATGACGGCGAACTCGTTCGTCTCGGTGTCGCTCGACCCGTTGCTGGTGCTGACCAGCATTCGCCGCGACGCCCGGTTCCACGGCCCGTTGCTGGCCGCCGGGGTCTGGGGCGTCTCGGTGCTTGCCGCCGACATGACCGAGGCCTCTCGCTTCTTCGCGCGGCGGGCGTATGAGCAGCCCGGCGACATGTTCGCCCAGTGGCCGCACACGATCGGAGCGCAGACCGGCGTCGTCCTGCTCGACGGCGCCCTGTCGGTCTTCGAGTGCCGGACGGTGTCGACGCACGCCGGTGGGGATCACACCCTGGTCGTCGGCGAGGTGGTGTCGCTCGCACAGCCTCGCGACGACGCCGACCCACTCGTCTTCTTCGAGGGGCAGTACCTCGACCTGGCGCCGTCCGGCGAGCCGGTCCCCGCCCAGGACGGTGGCGCAAAGCCCGTCGGTTGA
- a CDS encoding glycoside hydrolase family 16 protein, giving the protein MAACGPVSIDSGGPGGTGGGSASPGAPASSAPSAPAMVAPESHNQKPTSSGSASPSSASTPAVTGGTADTAATDPPNPIWGTPVLVDSFNGTALDTKRWAIYDSPQVKLMPRSPENVAVSDGALRLTGWIDSAGRDVSGGVASRINLQYGRWEARVRAERGSGYSAVVLLWPQSEHWPTDGEIDILEVPDPERQVGGNFLHLGSDNRQIENKLYADFTQWHTVGVEWLPNRITYYLDGKAVWTVTRPTSSHERNMIPTKPMHMTLQHDRGCFQLIPCRNAQTPPTVSMYVDWIKIYRAPSTLL; this is encoded by the coding sequence GTGGCCGCGTGTGGCCCGGTGTCCATCGACAGCGGCGGTCCCGGGGGGACCGGCGGCGGCTCGGCCAGCCCCGGTGCACCGGCGTCGTCCGCACCGTCCGCACCAGCAATGGTCGCACCGGAATCGCACAACCAAAAACCAACGTCGTCGGGTTCCGCGTCACCGTCGTCGGCGTCCACGCCCGCGGTCACCGGCGGTACGGCGGACACGGCGGCGACGGATCCGCCGAATCCGATCTGGGGAACCCCGGTTCTGGTCGATTCCTTCAACGGAACCGCGCTCGATACCAAGCGCTGGGCGATCTATGACTCGCCCCAGGTCAAGTTGATGCCCCGGTCGCCGGAGAACGTCGCGGTCTCGGATGGCGCGCTGCGCCTCACCGGCTGGATCGACTCCGCCGGGCGGGACGTCTCGGGCGGCGTGGCCAGCCGCATCAACCTCCAGTACGGCCGCTGGGAGGCGAGGGTCCGGGCCGAACGCGGTTCGGGATACTCGGCGGTGGTCCTGCTGTGGCCGCAGTCGGAGCACTGGCCGACGGACGGTGAGATCGACATCCTCGAGGTGCCGGACCCCGAGCGGCAGGTCGGCGGCAACTTCCTGCATCTCGGCAGCGACAACCGGCAGATCGAGAACAAGCTTTACGCGGATTTCACTCAGTGGCACACGGTCGGGGTGGAGTGGCTTCCGAACCGGATCACCTACTACCTCGACGGCAAGGCCGTCTGGACCGTCACCCGACCGACGAGTTCACACGAGCGCAACATGATTCCGACCAAGCCGATGCACATGACGCTGCAACACGACCGCGGCTGTTTCCAGCTCATTCCCTGTCGTAACGCGCAGACGCCGCCAACCGTGTCGATGTACGTCGACTGGATCAAGATTTACCGCGCCCCGTCAACCCTGCTCTGA